The following nucleotide sequence is from Alkalihalobacillus sp. LMS39.
GATGGAGTTAACGCCTGCTGAAAAAGAAGCTACTGACATCGTTACAAAATACTTAAATCAATTTTTAGAAGCAGAAAAAATCGTCATTGCCTTCCCATTGTGGAACTTTACTGTGCCGGCTGTGTTACACACGTATTTAGATTATTTAGCGCAAGCAGGCAAAACATTCCGCTACACAGCTGAAGGACCAGAAGGATTATTAACAGATAAAAAAGTGGTCTTGTTAAATGCAAGAGGAGGCGTCTATTCAGAAGGGCCTGCTCAATCAGCAGAAATGGCAGTCAACTTTGTCGAAACTATGCTGAATTTCTGGGGTGTGCAAGAGATTCAATCTGTCATCATTGAAGGACATAATCAATTCCCTGATAAAGCTGAAAGCATTATTGAAGAAGGATTACAAAAAGCAGCAACATTAGCAACAAAGTTTTAATAAATAGCCAGCTATGATTTTTATTCATAGCTGGCTTTTCTTTTTGAGAAACCTTACGGACATCT
It contains:
- a CDS encoding FMN-dependent NADH-azoreductase yields the protein MAKVLFIKANSRPVEQSVSVKLYYSFIESYKQSHPNDDITELDLFAENLPYYDTDKINGMFKLGKGMELTPAEKEATDIVTKYLNQFLEAEKIVIAFPLWNFTVPAVLHTYLDYLAQAGKTFRYTAEGPEGLLTDKKVVLLNARGGVYSEGPAQSAEMAVNFVETMLNFWGVQEIQSVIIEGHNQFPDKAESIIEEGLQKAATLATKF